In Pseudomonas sp. Q1-7, the genomic window CACTGGTCCCCAGTTGCGCGAGGCGGGCGGGCAAATGATCCGCGAGTTCGCTGGCAAGGAGTTGGTGCTGGATTGCTCCGCAGTGGAAAAGACCAGCAGTGTCGGCCTCGCCCTGCTGCTGGCGTTCATGCGCGATGCCGGGGCCGCCGGCAAGGCGCTGACGGTGCGTGGAATGCCCGAGGACATGCGGCAGATCGCCGAGGTATCCGGATTGACCGAGCTGCTGCCCACAGTGGCCTGAGCCGGCCAGACGGCCCCCCGTCAGGCCCCGCGCGCGCGGGGTTCGCAGGCGGGGGGCTTTTTTGTATCATGGCCGACCCGCGCGCGTTGGGCGCCGATTGAGGTTGAGCATGCAGGCCGTAGAAGTGAAAAGCCTCCTGGAGGCGAAACTGCCAGGTATCCAGGTGGAAGTTGAAGGGGAAGGCTGCAACTTCCAGTTGAACCTGATCAGCGATGAGCTGGCCGGCCTGAGTCCGGTGAAGCGTCAGCAACAGGTATATGCGCATCTGAACGCCTGGATCGCCGATGGCAGCATCCATGCCGTCACCATGAAATTCTTCAGCCGGGCCGCCTGGGCCGAGCGTTCCTGAGCCAGCTTCTGAGAGAGCTATGGACAAACTGATTATTACCGGCGGTCAACGCCTTGATGGCGAGATTCGCATTTCCGGCGCCAAGAACTCCGCGCTACCGATCCTGGCGGCCACCCTGCTGGCCGATACCCCGGTCACTGTGGCGAACCTGCCTCACCTGCACGACATCACCACCATGATCGAGCTCTTCGGCCGCATGGGCGTGCAGCCGGTGATCGACGAGAAGCTGGCGGTCGAAGTCGACGCCAGCAGCATCAAGACCCTGGTTGCGCCCTACGAGCTGGTGAAGACCATGCGTGCCTCCATCCTGGTCCTGGGGCCGATGGTCGCTCGTTTCGGCGAGGCCGAAGTGGCCCTGCCTGGCGGCTGCGCCATTGGCTCGCGCCCGGTGGACCTGCACATTCGCGGTCTTGAGGCCATGGGGGCGAAGATCGATGTCGAAGGTGGTTACATCAAGGCACGTGCTCCGGCCGGCGGCCTGCGCGGCGCCAACTTCTTCTTCGATACCGTCAGCGTGACCGGTACCGAAAACATCATGATGGCCGCGGCCCTGGCCAATGGTCGCACCGTGCTGCAGAACGCCGCCCGCGAGCCGGAAGTGGTCGACCTGGCCAATTGCTTGAATGCCATGGGCGCGCAGATCCAGGGTGCCGGTACCGACACCATTACCATCGACGGCGTCAAGCGCCTCGGTGGCGCACGCTACAGTGTGATGCCCGACCGTATCGAGACCGGCACCTACCTGGTGGCGGCCGCCGCCACCGGTGGTCGCGTCAAGCTCAAGGACACCGATCCGACCATCCTCGAAGCCGTGCTGCAGAAGCTGGAAGAGGCGGGTGCGCAGATCAACACCGGCAACAACTGGATCGAGCTGGACATGAAGGGCAACCGCCCGAAGGCGGTCAATGTGCGTACCGCTCCGTATCCGGCGTTCCCGACCGACATGCAGGCCCAGTTCATCTCCATGAACGCGGTGGCCGAAGGCACCGGTGCGGTGATCGAAACCGTGTTCGAGAATCGCTTCATGCACGTCTACGAGATGAACCGCATGGGCGCGCAGATCCTGGTCGAAGGCAACACCGCCATCGTCACCGGCGTGCCGAAGCTCAAGGGCGCACCGGTAATGGCCACCGACTTGCGGGCGTCCGCCAGTCTGGTGATCGCCGGCCTGGTGGCCGAGGGCGATACCCTGATCGACCGCATCTACCACATCGACCGTGGTTACGAGTGCATCGAAGAAAAACTGCAGTTGCTCGGCGCCAAGATCCGTCGCGTACCGGGCTAGGTCGTCTGCCCTGCCGGCCAACCGGGCGGCAGGGCGTGACCGTGCAACAGGCCCGATAGGGCCGTAGCCAAGGAAATCCTGTTTCATGCTCACCATCGCGCTGTCCAAGGGCCGCATCCTCGACGACACCCTGCCGCTGCTCGCGGAGGCAGGTATCGTGCCGACCGAGAATCCGGACAAGAGCCGCAAGCTGATCATCCCCACTACCCAGGAGGATGTGCGCCTGCTCATCGTGCGTGCCACCGACGTGCCGACCTATGTCGAGCATGGCGCCGCCGACCTCGGCGTGGCCGGCAAGGACGTGCTGATGGAATACGGTGGCCAGGGCCTGTACGAGCCACTGGATCTTAGAATCGCCCGCTGCAAGCTGATGACTGCCGGCGCGGTCGGAGCACCGGAGCCCAAGGGCCGCCTGCGCGTGGCCACCAAGTTCGTCAATGTCGCCAAGCGCTACTACGCCGAGCAGGGCCGCCAGGTCGACGTGATCAAGCTCTACGGCTCCATGGAGCTGGCGCCGCTGGTCGGTCTGGCCGACAAGATCATCGACGTCGTCGACACCGGCAACACCTTGCGCGCCAACGGCCTGGAGCCCCAGGAGCTGATCGCTCACATCAGTTCCCGGCTGATCGTCAACAAGGCGTCGATGAAGATGCAGCACGCGCGTATCCAGGCGTTGATCGACGTGCTGCGCGGCGCCGTCGAGTCCCGACACCAAAGCTGACACCTTGTGCGGCCTTGTGCCGCACGCGCCTATCCGTGTCATAGCCACTATTCTCGGGTGCCCGCACGGTGGGCTTGCTACTCTAGCGGCGCCCGAGCATTTGCCATTCAAGAGGCCCGCTATGACTGATCCAATCGCCATCCGCCGACTCAATGCCGCTGATCCGGATTTCGCGCGACATCTGGATCATCTGCTGAGCTGGGAAAGCGTGTCGGACGACGCGGTCAACCAGCGGGTTCTCGATATCATCCGGGCCGTGCGTGAGCGTGGTGACGCTGCGGTGGTGGAATTCACCCAGCGCTTCGACGGTGTGCAGGCCACCTCCATGGCCGAGCTGATCCTGCCGCGCGAGCGCCTGGAACTGGCCCTGACCCGCATCACGGCCGAGCAGCGCAAGGCCCTGGAAACTGCCGCCGCCCGGGTGCGCAGCTACCACGAGAAGCAGAAGCAGGACTCCTGGACCTACACCGAGGCCGACGGCACCGTGCTGGGTCAGCAGGTCACTCCGCTGGATCGCGCCGGTCTCTATGTGCCGGGTGGCAAGGCCTCCTATCCCTCGTCCGTGCTGATGAACGCGATTCCGGCCAAGGTCGCTGGGGTCGCCGAAGTGGTGATGGTGGTGCCGACGCCTCGTGGCGAGATCAATGAGATCGTCCTGGCCGCCGCCTGTGTGGCCGGCGTGGACCGTGTGTTCACCATCGGTGGCGCCCAGGCCGTGGCCGCGCTGGCCTATGGCACCGAAAGCGTGCCTCAGGTGGACAAGATCGTCGGTCCGGGCAACATCTACGTCGCCACCGCGAAGCGTCACGTGTTCGGCCAGGTGGGCATCGACATGATTGCCGGTCCTTCGGAAATCCTTGTGGTCTGCGACGGCGGTACCGATCCGGACTGGATCGCCATGGACCTGTTCTCCCAGGCCGAGCACGACGAGGACGCCCAATCCATCCTGGTCAGCCCCGATGCCGAGTTCCTCGACAAGGTGGCCGCCAGCATCGCGAAGCTGCTGCCGACCATGGAGCGCGCCGAGATCATCCGGACGTCTCTGCAGAATCGTGGCGCGCTGATCCTGGTCGCCGACCAGGCCCAGGCATGCGAGGTGGCCAACCGTATCGCCCCCGAGCACTTGGAGCTGTCGGTGGCAGATCCGCAGGCCTGGCTGCCGCAGATTCGTCACGCCGGCGCCATCTTCATGGGCCGCTACACAGCCGAAGCCCTGGGCGACTACTGCGCCGGGCCGAACCACGTGCTGCCGACCTCCGGCACTGCGCGCTTCTCGTCGCCGCTGGGCGTGTACGACTTCCAGAAGCGTTCCTCGATCATCTTCTGTTCGGCCGATGGCGCGTCCGAACTGGGCCGGACCGCGTCCGTCCTGGCCCGTGGCGAGTCGCTGACCGCCCACGCCCGTAGCGCCGAGTTCCGAATCAAGGGGGAGTGAAAATGAGCAAATTCTGGAGTCCCTTCGTCAAGGACCTGGTGCCCTACGTACCGGGCGAGCAGCCCAAGCTGGCCAAGCTGGTGAAACTGAACACCAACGAGAACCCCTACGGCCCCTCGCCCAAGGCGGTGGCGGCCATGCAGGCGGAAGTCGGCGACAACCTGCGCCTCTATCCAGACCCGAACAGCGATCGCCTCAAGCAGGCGGTGGCCGACTACTACGGCGTGCAGCCGAGCCAGGTATTCGTCGGCAATGGCTCGGACGAGGTGCTGGCCCACGCCTTCCACGGCCTGTTCCAGCACGGCAAGCCGCTGCTGTTCCCGGATGTCACCTACAGCTTCTATCCGGTCTACTGTGGCCTGTACGGCATTCCCTTCGAGGCGCTGCCGCTGGACGAACAATTCCAGATCCGTGTCGAAGACTACGCGCGCCCCAATGGCGGCATCATCTTCCCCAACCCCAATGCACCCACCGGTTGCCTGCTGGCCCTGGAGGCTATCGAGCGCCTGCTCCAGACCAATCCGGATTCGGTGGTGGTGGTGGATGAGGCCTATATCGACTTCGGCGGCGAAACAGCCATCAGTCTGGTGGATCGCTACCCGAACCTGTTGGTGACCCAGACCCTGTCCAAGTCGCGTTCCCTGGCGGGGCTGCGTGTGGGCCTAGCGGTTGGGCACCCGGATCTGATCGAGGCGCTGGAGCGGATCAAGAACAGCTTCAACTCCTATCCG contains:
- the murA gene encoding UDP-N-acetylglucosamine 1-carboxyvinyltransferase — its product is MDKLIITGGQRLDGEIRISGAKNSALPILAATLLADTPVTVANLPHLHDITTMIELFGRMGVQPVIDEKLAVEVDASSIKTLVAPYELVKTMRASILVLGPMVARFGEAEVALPGGCAIGSRPVDLHIRGLEAMGAKIDVEGGYIKARAPAGGLRGANFFFDTVSVTGTENIMMAAALANGRTVLQNAAREPEVVDLANCLNAMGAQIQGAGTDTITIDGVKRLGGARYSVMPDRIETGTYLVAAAATGGRVKLKDTDPTILEAVLQKLEEAGAQINTGNNWIELDMKGNRPKAVNVRTAPYPAFPTDMQAQFISMNAVAEGTGAVIETVFENRFMHVYEMNRMGAQILVEGNTAIVTGVPKLKGAPVMATDLRASASLVIAGLVAEGDTLIDRIYHIDRGYECIEEKLQLLGAKIRRVPG
- a CDS encoding BolA family protein, encoding MQAVEVKSLLEAKLPGIQVEVEGEGCNFQLNLISDELAGLSPVKRQQQVYAHLNAWIADGSIHAVTMKFFSRAAWAERS
- the hisD gene encoding histidinol dehydrogenase is translated as MTDPIAIRRLNAADPDFARHLDHLLSWESVSDDAVNQRVLDIIRAVRERGDAAVVEFTQRFDGVQATSMAELILPRERLELALTRITAEQRKALETAAARVRSYHEKQKQDSWTYTEADGTVLGQQVTPLDRAGLYVPGGKASYPSSVLMNAIPAKVAGVAEVVMVVPTPRGEINEIVLAAACVAGVDRVFTIGGAQAVAALAYGTESVPQVDKIVGPGNIYVATAKRHVFGQVGIDMIAGPSEILVVCDGGTDPDWIAMDLFSQAEHDEDAQSILVSPDAEFLDKVAASIAKLLPTMERAEIIRTSLQNRGALILVADQAQACEVANRIAPEHLELSVADPQAWLPQIRHAGAIFMGRYTAEALGDYCAGPNHVLPTSGTARFSSPLGVYDFQKRSSIIFCSADGASELGRTASVLARGESLTAHARSAEFRIKGE
- the hisC gene encoding histidinol-phosphate transaminase; this translates as MSKFWSPFVKDLVPYVPGEQPKLAKLVKLNTNENPYGPSPKAVAAMQAEVGDNLRLYPDPNSDRLKQAVADYYGVQPSQVFVGNGSDEVLAHAFHGLFQHGKPLLFPDVTYSFYPVYCGLYGIPFEALPLDEQFQIRVEDYARPNGGIIFPNPNAPTGCLLALEAIERLLQTNPDSVVVVDEAYIDFGGETAISLVDRYPNLLVTQTLSKSRSLAGLRVGLAVGHPDLIEALERIKNSFNSYPLDRMAIVGAAVAFEDRAYFEETCRRVIDSRDQLVAELGKLGFEVLPSAANFVFARHPQKDAAGIAAGLREQGVIVRHFKQERIAQFLRITIGAPEQNLALLAALKAL
- the hisG gene encoding ATP phosphoribosyltransferase, producing the protein MLTIALSKGRILDDTLPLLAEAGIVPTENPDKSRKLIIPTTQEDVRLLIVRATDVPTYVEHGAADLGVAGKDVLMEYGGQGLYEPLDLRIARCKLMTAGAVGAPEPKGRLRVATKFVNVAKRYYAEQGRQVDVIKLYGSMELAPLVGLADKIIDVVDTGNTLRANGLEPQELIAHISSRLIVNKASMKMQHARIQALIDVLRGAVESRHQS
- a CDS encoding STAS domain-containing protein, with translation MSEARLEQAAPGELHLVGVLDHSTGPQLREAGGQMIREFAGKELVLDCSAVEKTSSVGLALLLAFMRDAGAAGKALTVRGMPEDMRQIAEVSGLTELLPTVA